A window of Puntigrus tetrazona isolate hp1 chromosome 11, ASM1883169v1, whole genome shotgun sequence contains these coding sequences:
- the LOC122353873 gene encoding uncharacterized protein LOC122353873, with protein MSENRELIKHGQDDSDEDSDILHTTRKHEGDGHVGYASTSGTGKKVVKREVFTQPSVKLATVNASVKNLVSMIDTFDRPEGTYVEGTYIKSGTYIRGLEDAPGERLPRFGAGAEAGVGRAGAEFSVFEAEAKGPNASAGVEANVTGVGAMARAELASASAQAGPVGVKVGLGVDTGASVGADGVEVKFLGTGFSIGPKTSISLLGSEVSCSVM; from the exons ATGTCCGAAAACAGAGAACTGATCAAACACGGACAGGACGACAGTG atgaAGATTCTGATATTCTTCATACCACACGAAAGCACGAAGGAGATGGCCACGTAGGTTACGCCTCGACAAGTGGAACCGGCAAGAAAGTAGTTAAAAGAGAAGTATTCACACAGCCAAGTGTAAAACTTGCCACGGTGAATGCTTCAGTAAAGAACCTCGTAAGCATGATCGACACGTTCGACAGACCAGAAGGAACCTACGTAGAAGGCACCTACATTAAAAGCGGCACATATATCAGAGGTCTTGAAGACGCGCCGGGAGAGAGGCTTCCCAGGTTTGGAGCCGGTGCTGAAGCAGGAGTCGGACGAGCCGGCGCTGAATTCAGTGTGTTTGAGGCCGAAGCCAAAGGCCCCAACGCCTCGGCTGGAGTTGAAGCCAATGTCACTGGAGTCGGAGCGATGGCTCGAGCTGAACTCGCCAGCGCCTCAGCTCAGGCCGGTCCGGTCGGCGTCAAAGTGGGGCTTGGAGTGGACACCGGTGCCTCTGTTGGTGCGGACGGGGTGGAggtcaagttcctgggaaccggATTCTCCATTGGTCCAAAAACCAGTATATCTCTTCTGGGTTCAGAGGTGTCATGCTCCGTCATGTAA
- the LOC122353872 gene encoding uncharacterized protein LOC122353872, which yields MVVFGEDVWRHAVVLFTWGDRFPDVSVEQHIESEGEALRWLIQKCRNRYHVFDNADETNRDQVPELLRKIDEMVAENSLFCLDPQEEDLLEADTQREEEISLDAELVLQLLQQEIIKRFMGIQSRLKHSGMDFTGCAESRSHRSISDPPSLSADEKLREKMRREGSRWEVTLMDTFSKDRICEASSDFHEKVMGWLQRCDEYSSVGYGSSSSISS from the exons ATGGTCGTTTTTGGAGAAGACGTCTGGAGGCACGCCGTGGTTTTGTTCACGTGGGGCGACAGGTTTCCAGACGTCTCGGTCGAGCAGCACATTGAGAGCGAAGGAGAAGCTCTTCGGTGGCTGATTCAGAAATGCAGGAACAGGTACCACGTCTTTGACAACGCAGACGAGACCAACCGAGATCAAGTCCCCGAGCTGCTCCGGAAGATTGACGAGATGGTGGCAGAAAACAGTCTGTTCTGTCTCGACCCTCAAGAAGAAGACCTTCTTGAGGCCGACACGCAGCGAGAAGAAGAAATAAGCCTGGATGCCGAGCTCGTGCTGCAGCTACTGCAGCAAGAGATTATAAAGAGGTTTATGGGTATCCAGAGTCGACTGAAGCACTCAGGGATGGACTTCACTGGATGTGCAGAGAGCAGAAGTCACCGTAGCATTTCAGACCCTCCTAGCC tgtcAGCTGATGAGAAACTCAGGGAAAAGATGAGGAGAGAAGGAAGCAGATGGGAGGTAACTTTAATGGACACGTTTTCGAAGGATCGGATTTGCGAAGCATCGTCCG ATTTCCACGAGAAGGTGATGGGGTGGCTGCAAAGATGTGATGAATACAGCTCGGTTGGATATGGATCAAGCTCCAGCATCAGCAGCTGA
- the tdrd3 gene encoding tudor domain-containing protein 3, which translates to MCDLSSALTGEGWYLTDEGIEECKSSSEKEKTSPTDIIQVALNSDLRPIGKSFLPADINSGRIEKLEGPCVLQVQKIRNVAAPKDHEESQTAPRMLRVQMTDGHTACTGLEFKHLSKISLNTPPGTKVKLLGAVQVKNGLLLLDDSKIAVLGGEVDHMIEKWELQRSLAKHSRRNIAAEGGPPPFVPFGQKCAHKEQVDSRALDQRKTLQSANAVKSADDNDEFEKQRTAAIAEVAKSKEARTFGGGGNAGGNLANPGSTYKSRDAHQRRREEREKPWTENKSEGVYRDLVDERALRDIMEMGFNREAARQALLDNNNNLEVALNLLLTGSNQPRVAQTEQSRPPPRGKGRGRGRSRQDEDEEAGGRPSGPSTLFDFLESKMGTLSVDEAKNQPSLQDHQFKMTFPSTEQTSRDATQSKHPPRNEGRSQRNDRPPRFQKDGDFPKPSAAASSISQPQKWRDGERTGRGGSERWKNDAQDAKNTYSLMGKSREQQGPVGLKEYSGSKSFPQEPYNGGLKEQDGTGPASFRKNQSNGPAAPKYPNPAASVTDPKSRNEPNNRRKGKPDRPNSGYFERPQDVTKKDFSQDPGSGQVIKMGGVSNTQLPNGDLEHRRSGPIKLHSSAPPPKQTNAHNSAPKKRSGPIKGPREPADANNHVNWRAGDQCLALYWEDNKFYRARIDAIHPSGSTAVVVFSDYGNCEEVLLHNIKPLHMDVWDDEDIYYENSLEFRRGGDGQPRRSRPTQQYYQPPRARD; encoded by the exons ATGTGCGATCTGAGCTCGGCGCTCACCGGAGAGGGCTG GTACCTTACAGATGAAGGAATAGAGGAGTGTAAAAGTTCATCAGAGAAGGAGAAGACCTCACCGACTGACATCATCCAAGTAGCACTAAAC AGTGATCTGAGACCCATAGGAAAGAGCTTTCTGCCGGCGGACATCAACAGCGGACGGATAGAAAAG TTGGAGGGTCCGTGTGTCCTCCAGGTGCAGAAGATTCGCAATGTGGCTGCCCCTAAAGATCACGAGGAGTCCCAGACGGCGCCCAGGATGCTGCGCGTGCAGATGACCGACGGCCACACGGCCTGCACCGGCCTCGAGTTCAAGCATCTGTCCAAAATCAG TCTGAACACTCCTCCTGGAACCAAAGTGAAGCTCCTGGGGGCCGTTCAGGTTAAAAATGGCCTCCTGCTATTGGACGATTCCAAGATCGCGGTTCTCGGAGGCGAAGTGGATCACATGATCGAGAAGTGGGAGTTGCAGAGG AGCCTGGCCAAACACAGCCGGAGAAACATTGCCGCAGAAGGCGGACCTCCTCCGTTCGTTCCCTTCGGACAG AAATGCGCTCATAAGGAGCAGGTGGACAGCAGAGCGCTGGATCAGAGGAAGACCCTGCAGAGCGCCAACGCCGTCAAGTCTGCTGACGACAACGACGAGTTCGAGAAACAAAGAACCGCTGCCATCGCCGAGGTCGCCAAGAGCAAAGAG GCGCGCACGTTCGGCGGCGGAGGCAACGCCGGCGGAAACCTCGCCAACCCGGGATCCACCTACAAGAGCCGGGACGCCCATCAAAGACGACGAGAGGAGAGGGAGAAGCCGTGGACGGAGAACAAGTCAGAAGGAGTTTACAGAGATCTG GTGGATGAGCGCGCTTTGAGGGACATCATGGAGATGGGCTTTAACCGAGAGGCAGCCAGACAGGCCCTCCTGGATAACAACAATAACCTGGAGGTGGCCCTCAACCTGCTGCTCACCGGATCAAACCAGCCCAGAGTGGCCCAGACGGAGCAGAGCCGCCCACCGCCTCGAG GAAAGGGTCGTGGACGGGGACGCTCCAGAcaagatgaggatgaggaggcaGGAGGAAGGCCATCTGGGCCCAGCACACTGTTTGACTTCCTGGAGTCAAAAATGGGGACGTTGTCTGTTGACG AGGCAAAGAACCAGCCTTCACTACAAGACCACCAGTTTAAGATGACTTTCCCCAGCACCGAGCAAACGTCCAGAGATGCCACCCAGTCCAAACACCCCCCTCGAAACGAGGGCCGCTCGCAGAGAAACGACAGACCTCCACGCTTCCAGAAGGACGGAGACTTTCCTAAACCCAGCGCAGCCGCCTCCAGCATCTCCCAACCACAGAAATGGAGGGACGGGGAGCGAACGGGGAGAGGAGGATCAGAGCGGTGGAAGAACGACGCTCAAGatgctaaaaatacatacaGCTTGATGGGGAAGTCCAGGGAACAGCAGGGTCCCGTCGGGTTAAAAGAGTATAGCGGGTCGAAAAGCTTCCCGCAGGAGCCGTATAACGGCGGATTGAAAGAACAGGACGGGACGGGACCTGCTTCGTTTAGGAAAAACCAATCAAACGGTCCCGCGGCACCCAAATACCCGAATCCTGCTGCGTCGGTCACGGATCCCAAATCTAGAAACGAACCCAACAACAGGAGGAAAGGCAAGCCAGACAGACCCAATTCGGGCTACTTCGAGCGCCCCCAAGATGTGACGAAAAAAGACTTTTCGCAAGACCCCGGATCGGGTCAGGTGATCAAAATGGGCGGGGTTTCGAACACGCAGCTCCCCAACGGCGATTTAGAACACAGGCGGAGCGGTCCAATCAAGCTGCATTCTTCAGCCCCGCCTCCAAAACAAACCAACGCGCATAACTCCGCCCCCAAGAAGCGATCCGGACCAATCAAAGGCCCGAGAGAGCCGGCGGACGCAAATAATCACGTCAACTGGAGGGCCGGGGACCAGTGTCTAGCGCTCTACTGGGAAGACAATAAA TTTTACCGGGCGAGAATCGACGCCATCCACCCGTCTGGATCCACGGCTGTGGTCGTGTTCAGCGATTACGGCAACTGCGAAGAAGTTCTGCTTCACAATATCAAACCTCTGCACATGGACGTGTGG GATGACGAAGATATTTACTATGAGAATTCACTTGAATTTCGACGAGGAGGAGACGGACAGCCTCGCCGCTCTCGACCGACGCAACAATACTACCAGCCGCCGCGTGCAagagactga